One region of Vespula vulgaris chromosome 9, iyVesVulg1.1, whole genome shotgun sequence genomic DNA includes:
- the LOC127066324 gene encoding supervillin isoform X1 encodes MVAAGATVLMAASGESSSNGTENNSSECVNATDPSKCNEIQCNEQNTECRPRKNLIPCSSDKDKKNSYTLGKSNRATQRVENKDQHKNLALHKVTHIRETKASRLRAASIVSSNSNTSKRLGVLETSTPSGSQLSANLSTKVDNPVSSDNGNTMNPVRERDKSYKRKSYLNRSSNIEAVPSDRLINSEYNERRGSRQSSKQNHISDTILSSDTGASHQTAASSQKKHTESKLGSSRVNFHYNTHRSKPNVSSTVTSLPNTKCCNAPQSSKDGHSDSEVSRRVDALTALTKATMERVERLASHSGLSVNHKQKSEIHLTNVSPTRNVAKCTNHSANIHTTVSPSKCSILKKSTDEYPQDSCSGRQPPVSILKHKVAENETGQSSSSTSHNTLPVTFSPSVIEPIHKRHGILKKRSSLDESEILRRRSCSPDVSFNDNNYSEFRPILKNQRRSSLDEIIKRDQSPDPQPTSILKRKSSREDDREDGQIGSPEPQGILKRKSTNNTRSSNTIHHVTIATDLTNGTETFEGSEVRPILKKKHSREESSGNDPPSLEPRPILKKKSSTESDEHDDKPKKTILKCSRKSPQDECNYDMDITSPKKLSMLKNRVLQSRSGGLLENDCVKPILKQSTSREIETRVRLHIHDTNVLNDLSVTGNNLFLRKRAQSVGHVQPSNICNELAVVRDKRRSLESSSLCDMLQNQSYIKSMSGNNLSSHLSQSNESSVTTRRDSIDSATVDEKVNKEYKDKRLILKKETSSEIKPESHEFVINRNCEKNINFYTQMSISKKAELNLNPPVNESKTDLEASNIEENYIAHRSNSVSAMALHFKNMEENVTSKEKSTSQNVQYKASHGIQRYRERKLQGNDRFNTQPVTLQEVQEAVLQNQRNAASNNEASSSIKAESTYTPDDEYDPSKLSLAERVRLFNQKIIAETSSSSNKVSQERHLRRRPGTRYKTQPVTSEEVEVASRISPLNAVEKLSLTKGIFEESQKTINDTQLSTGSQNELPKSILKSSSYHSNNLFRTKSPELEGLKLIKSVLKKESEELQQQASSTCDIMPHSNLRSSTPTSFDKCDSNYNNDETTSSDTFLQSKNTDVKQHQYEEKEDTTVTLSKDFYYLHNLEKHDDKEGIYNEIKQEHTVPCLTKVISQDKSCRSRTNFNLDEIDNIKIDSVMSQKYNSEDKHLPKNEIPQSSDDDASSSASREVRGIIKNEAIFRRRQNALTKQAKHAALSKSASHHALSSEGTSFDVTKEKCNATTTLPGLYRSATQTIPISEVAESPSMSIADRLAALQRSGSTNWKRRIMSETSDVLCSTTFNKEELTIRQGVLADCLGKLESAAEGWKKRIAAPDAIKFTVAGKMKVEQTENLEESSSSLCIEVMNNIADKKKRPRPERFKGRKDTKDILSTPSSPSKDSPITVRRSFSEPASDESGEENKTKSTVLATVSVPKVDDETFTSFYTGVSLKKCETESFSLDESAFDVITSHSELLGQKRNIQTQKRRAASKNPIKLLASRTDLKSEYTEVSTGIAEKVMRSLNVEKLAKNSALAVEALAGLASTEDFSAITLRNIADANYTMNKLRPYKDLMLIMVKGRRHVQARLVEPVANSINSGDTYVLVTKSEVYNYVGKYSNVIEKARAAEIALSIQQNKDLGCQASQVITINEDKITCTRNQIKQFWNYLGIDTDIDVIDGGHPDEDELYESAIINTNMIYEVKDEELVPLEKYWGAIPKIEMLDLNKILVFDFGSEMYIWTGKRASNNKKKVATRLATELWKEGYDYTECAICPINAACMIGRRNKLLTDIKNEKTRPSWCLFAKLTQHVETVLFREKFLDWPNVAGIIKMKTIKDKEQIDGTIIVEPCNLNVIIEPNNTPVDLNIKGCHLGRGTGWYDDELMKQYTVETTSINVWHIDEFSHTLLDNLSNGQFYTGDSYIVRWMYSVTITGRELSGLQSKHSAKGRDRSVYFIWQGKNASLNEQGAAALLTVELDNEQGPQIRVVQGFEPAAFLNLFSGGMVIHMGKKADKRCGQQWRLYICRGTLESEVFLTEIPCSTRQLRSRGSFVLLDIKDAKIYVWHGSNALPHIRKNALFAADKIKDKRLEEFGLTFEINLDILEINEGAEPEEFFNALGGMNKTLYISLKKDQIQDHTPRLFHFSSITKEFKVTEILCLHRGHLPTPFPFLQDELYQVNQPALFLLDNKNEVWIWQGWWPDSEAEDHSGSKAVRWQAERKTTMTMAIQYWESIHPNITKFPIYLVWAGLEPLQFINLFPTWTYRDDIAELNMQEGRNPGEMLKVESELARLTQSTYPPAQLLQRPLPVGVDPTRLELYLSQQHFQELLGMSKEEFQELPMWKQVNLKKEVGLF; translated from the exons atGGTAGCTGCTGGTGCAACAGTTTTGATGGCAGCCAGCGGAGAAAGTTCTTCGAATGGAACAGAAAATAACTCTTCGGAATGTGTAAATGCTACTGATCCTTCTAAGTGTAATGAAATACAGTGCAATGAACAAAATACCGAGTGCAGACCTAGGAAGAATTTAATACCTTGTTCGTCTGATA aggataaaaaaaatagctaTACGTTAGGAAAGTCTAATCGTGCAACACAAAGAGTGGAAAATAAGGATCAACATAAAAATCTTGCATTACATAAGGTAACGCATATTCGTGAGACTAAAGCTTCTAGGCTACGTGCTGCTTCTATTGTATCATCGAATA GTAATACATCAAAACGATTAGGTGTTTTGGAAACTTCTACTCCTTCAGGCTCCCAACTGAGTGCTAATTTATCTACTAAAGTa GACAATCCAGTATCTTCAGACAATGGTAATACAATGAATCCGgtgcgagaaagagataaaagttataaaagaaaatcatatcTAAATCGATCGAGCAATATAGAGGCAGTTCCATCAGATCGTTTAATTAACT CTGAATATAATGAAAGAAGAGGTTCAAGACAATCAAGTAAACAAAATCACATATCCGATACAATATTGTCTTCCGATACTGGTGCTTCTCATCAGACTGCTGCTAGCTCACAAAAAAAGCATACAGAATCAAAACTTGGCTCATCGCgtgttaattttcattataacacACATCGTTCCAAACCTAATGTCTCATCAACTGTTACATCTCTTCCAAATACAAAATGTTGTAATGCACCACAAAGCag tAAGGACGGTCATAGCGATTCAGAAGTCTCGAGAAGGGTTGATGCACTGACTGCATTGACAAAAGCTACTATGGAACGAGTAGAAAGACTTGCATCGCATAGTGGTTTATCAGTAAATCATAAACAAAAGTCTGAGATTCATTTAACTAATGTATCACCTACAAGAAATGTGGCAAAATGTACAAATCATTCTGCAAACATTCATACAACAGTATCACCGAGTAAATGTTCTATCTTAAAAAAATCCACTGATGAATATCCACAAGATTCTTGTTCAGGACGTCAACCACCAGTATCTATACTTAAACATAAGGTGGCTGAAAATGAAACAGGTCAATCTTCATCTAGTACATCACACAATACATTACCTGTGACATTTTCACCATCTGTGATAGAACCAATTCATAAAAGGCATGGTATCTTAAAAAAACGTAGTAGTTTGGATGAAAGCGAAATACTTCGACGGCGCAGTTGCTCACCTGATGTTTCTTTTAATGATAACAACTATTCCGAATTTAGGcctattttaaaaaatcaaaggcGATCGTCGTTAGATGAAATCATAAAACGAGATCAAAGCCCTGATCCTCAACCTACTTCGATATTGAAACGTAAGTCTTCTAGAGAAGACGATAGAGAAGACGGCCAAATTGGTTCTCCAGAACCACAGGGgattcttaaaagaaaatctacaAATAATACAAGATCAAGCAATACCATTCATCACGTGACAATTGCAACAGATCTTACAAATGGTACTGAAACATTTGAAGGTTCTGAAGTGAGAccaatattgaaaaaaaagcacAGTAGAGAAGAATCCTCTGGAAATGATCCTCCTTCGCTCGAGCCGCGTccaatattgaaaaaaaaatcaagtacAGAATCTGACGAACACGATGATAAACctaagaaaacaattttaaagtGTTCACGAAAAAGTCCACAAGATGAATGCAATTATGATATGGATATAACTTCTCCTAAGAAACTTTCTATGTTAAAAAATCGTGTCTTACAATCTAGATCGGGTGGATTATTAGAAAACGATTGTGTAAAACCAATATTAAAACAATCTACTTCTCGAGAAATTGAGACACGTGTACGCTTACATATTCATGATACGAATGTATTAAACGACTTATCTGTAACTGGAAATAACTTGTTTTTACGAAAACGAGCACAATCGGTTGGTCATGTACAACCTTCTAACATATGTAACGAGTTAGCTGTTGTACGTGATAAAAGAAGATCTCTTGAATCGAGTTCTTTGTGTGATATGTTGCAAAAtcaatcatatataaaatcaatgagTGGTAACAATTTAAGCTCGCATTTGTCACAGTCTAATGAAAGTTCAGTCACAACCCGTCGCGATTCCATTGATAG TGCAACTGTGGACGAGAAAGtcaataaagaatataaagacAAACGATTGATACTCAAGAAAGAAACATCAAGTGAAATAAAACCGGAATCCCAcgaatttgttataaatagaaattgtgagaaaaacataaatttttatactcAAATGTCTATATCTAAGAAAGCTGAACTTAATTTAAATCCACCTGTGAATGAATCAAAAACAGATTTGGAAGCAAgtaatatagaagaaaattatattgcaCATCGTAGTAACAGTGTATCTGCAATGGCTTTACACTTTAAGAATATGGAGGAGAATGTAAcgtctaaagaaaaaagtacatcTCAAAATGTACAATATAAAGCATCACATGGTATACAACGTTATAGAGAACGTAAGCTTCAAGGCAATGATAGATTTAATACGCAACCCGTGACTTTACAAGAGGTCCAAGAAGCTGTATTACAAAATCAACGTAATGCTGCTTCAAACAATGAAGCATCTTCTAGTATAAAAGCAGAAAGTACTTATACACCTGATGACGAATATGATCCATCAAAATTGAGTTTAGCAGAACGGGTGAgattatttaatcaaaaaatcATAGCAGAAACATCATCTTCATCAAACAAAGTTTCTCAGGAAAGACATTTACGAAGGCGACCTGGTACTCGTTATAAGACACAACCCGTTACATCTGAAGAAGTAGAGGTTGCGTCCCGTATATCTCCATTAAACGCTGTTGAGAAACTTTCTTTAACTAAAG GTATTTTTGAAGAATCTCAAAAGACAATTAATGATACCCAATTGTCAACTGGTTCTCAAAATGAATTGCCAAAAAGTATCTTAAAATCTTCTAGCTACCATTCAAATAATCTATTTCGAACTAAAAGTCCTGAACTTGAAggtttgaaattaataaagtctgtacttaaaaaagaatcagAGGAATTACAACAACAAGCTTCTAGTACTTGTGATATTATGCCACATTCAAATTTAAGAAGCAGTACTCCTACATCATTTGATAAATGTGattcaaattataataatgatgaaacAACCAGCAGTGATACTTTTCTGCAAAGTAAAAATACAGATGTTAAGCAACAtcaatatgaagaaaaagaagatacaacAGTTACATTgtcaaaagatttttattatttacataatttagAAAAACACGATGATAAAGAGGGcatttacaatgaaataaaacaagaacaCACAGTGCCTTGTCTTACAAAAGTAATCTCTCAGGATAAGTCATGTAGATCAAGAACCAATTTCAATTTAGatgaaatagataatattaaaattgacaGTGTTATgtcacaaaaatataatagcgAAGATAAACATTTACCTAAAAATGAAATACCTCAGTCTTCAGACGATGACGCGTCTTCTTCAGCCAGCCGCGAAGTCCGtggtattattaaaaatgaagctATTTTTCGACGACGTCAGAATGCATTAACAAAACAAGCTAA acatGCTGCTTTGTCCAAAAGTGCTAGTCATCATGCATTAAGTAGCGAAGGTACATCATTTGACGtaacaaaagagaaatgtaatGCTACCACAACTTTACCAGGTTTATATCGTAGCGCAACACAAACGATACCTATTTCAGAAGTTGCTGAAAGTCCAAGTATGAGTATCGCTGATCGATTAGCAGCACTTCAACGTAGCGGCAGTACTAATTGGAAACGTCGGATAATGAGTGAAACTTct GATGTACTTTGCAGTACTACGTTTAATAAGGAAGAACTAACGATTAGACAAGGTGTATTAGCTGATTGTCTTGGTAAATTAGAATCTGCTGCAGAGGGATGGAAAAAACGAATTGCTGCACCAGATGCTATCAAATTTACAGTAGCAGGTAAAATGAAAGTTGAACAAACAGAAAATTTAGAAGAGAGTTCGTCTTCACTTTGCATCGAAGTTATGAACAATATCGcggacaagaaaaaaagaccaAGGCCGGAAAGGTTTAAAGGACGAAAAG atacaAAGGATATTCTTTCGACGCCTTCAAGTCCAAGCAAAGATTCACCCATTACAGTAAGAAGAAGTTTCTCAGAGCCTGCCAGCGATGAAAGtg gtgaagaaaataaaactaaatctACTGTATTAGCAACTGTATCTGTTCCTAAAGTAGATGATGAAACTTTTACATCTTTCTATACTGGagtatctttgaaaaaatgtgAGACTGAAAGTTTTAGTTTAGATGAAAGTGCTTTTGACGTAATCACATCGCATTCGGAATT ACTAGGCCAAAAACGAAATATACAAACACAGAAAAGGCGTGCAGCTTCGAAAAATCCTATAAAATTGCTTGCATCGCGTACCGATTTGAAATCTGAATATACCGAAGTTTCTACAGGAATTGCAGAGAAGGTAATGAGAAGTTTAAACGTAGAGAAAC TTGCTAAAAATTCAGCCTTGGCTGTAGAAGCTCTCGCTGGATTAGCTTCTACGGAAGATTTTAGCGCTATAACGTTAAGAAATATTGCGGATGCAAATTATACTATGAATAAATTACGACCGTATAAAGATTTAATGTTGATTATGGTAAAAGGCAGACGTCATGTTCAAGCTAGACTGGTTGAACCAGTAGCTAACAGTATCAATAGTGGTGATACTTATGTATTAGTTACAAAATCAGAg GTTTATAATTATGTGGGAAAATATAGTAATGTTATTGAAAAAGCTCGTGCAGCAGAGATAGCATTAAGTATTCAGCAGAATAAGGATCTAGGTTGTCAAGCTTCTCAAGTTATTACAATtaatgaagataaaataaCTTGTACAAGAAAtcaaattaaacaattttggAATTATCTTGGCATAGATACTGATATTGatg TGATTGATGGTGGTCACCCTGATGAAGATGAATTATATGAATCTGCTATAATCAATacaaatatgatatatgaagTTAAAGATGAAGAATTAGTTCCTCTTGAAAAGTATTGGGGTGCTATACCAAAGATTGAAATGTTGGATTTGAACAAG ATACTGGTATTTGATTTTGGAAGTGAGATGTATATATGGACTGGTAAAAGAGCCtcaaataataagaaaaaagttgcTACCCGTCTTGCCACAGAACTATGGAAGGAAGGCTATGACTATACAGAATGTGCAATTTGCCCAATCAATGCAGCATGTATGATTGGAAGACGTAATAAATTACTtacagatataaaaaatgaaaaaacaagacCTTCATGGTGCCTATTTGCAAAATTAACTCAACATGTTGAAACAGTTCtttttcgtgaaaaatttCTTGACTGGCCAAATGTTGCTGGtataatcaaaatgaaaactattaaagataaagaacaaATCGATGGAACAATAATTGTAGAGCCATGTAATTTGAATGTTATAATAGAACCAAACAATACACCTgttgatttaaatattaagGGATGTCATTTGGGAAGAGGAACTGGTTGGTATGATGATGAG TTAATGAAACAATATACTGTCGAAACTACAAGTATAAATGTATGGCATATAGATGAATTTTCACATACATTATTGGATAATTTGTCAAATGGACAATTTTATACGGGAGATAGCTATATCGTACGTTGGATGTACTCAGTTACTATTACtg gtCGTGAACTTAGTGGGTTGCAATCTAAACATTCCGCAAAAGGAAGAGATCGTTCAGTGTACTTTATTTGGCAAGGAAAAAATGCATCTTTAAACGAACAAGGTGCAGCAGCTTTGCTTACAGTAGAACTTGATAATGAACAAGGACCACAA ATTCGTGTAGTTCAAGGTTTTGAACCAGCtgcttttttaaatttattttctggaGGGATGGTAATACACATGGGTAAAAAAGCAGATAAAAGATGTGGTCAACAATGGAGACTGTATATTTGTAGAGGCACACTTGAATCGGAAGTATTTTTAACTGAAATACCTTGTAGCACTCGTCAGTTGAGAAGTCGAGgttcattcgttttattagATATCAAAGATGCAAAAATCTATGTGTGGCATGGATCTAATGCATTGCCTCATATAAGAAAG aatgcATTATTTGCTgctgataaaattaaagataaacgACTGGAAGAATTTGGATTaacatttgaaattaatttagacATTCTTGAAATTAATGAGGGTGCAGAACctgaagaattttttaatg cCTTAGGTGGAATGAATAagactttatatatttctttgaaaaaagatcaaattcAAGATCACACACCAAGATTATTCCATTTCTCTAGTATTACTAAAGAATTCAAAGTAACAGAAATATTATGTCTACATCGTGGTCATCTGCCTActccttttcccttcttaCAAGATGAATTGTATCAGGTTAATCAGCCAG CCTTATTTTTACTTGACAATAAAAATGAGGTATGGATATGGCAAGGATGGTGGCCTGATTCTGAAGCTGAAGACCATTCTGGTAGTAAAGCAGTAAGATGGCAAGCTGAAAGAAAAACTACAATGACTATGGCAATCCAGTACTGGGAAAGTATTCAcccaaatattacaaaattccCAATATATCTAGTCTGGGCTGGCTTAGAGCCATTGCaatttataaatctatttcCTACGTGGACATATCGTGACGATATTGCGGAATTAAATATGCag gaGGGCCGAAATCCAGGTGAAATGTTGAAAGTTGAAAGTGAGTTGGCTCGATTAACGCAAAGCACTTATCCACCAGCTCAATTATTACAACGACCACTACCAGTAGGAGTTGATCCTACAAGACTTGAACTTTACTTATCTCAACAGCATTTTCAA GAATTATTGGGAATGAGTAAAGAAGAATTTCAAGAACTTCCTATGTGGAAACAAGTGAATCTCAAAAAAGAGGTAGGATTGTTTTGA